In Synechococcus sp. KORDI-52, one genomic interval encodes:
- a CDS encoding dihydroneopterin aldolase, with amino-acid sequence MDCIGVRELRLWAHVGVLDHERRDGQWFSVDFSVQLDLKASAVADDLSGSLDYSVAIQALQDLSQHVRCLTIEHFSEQMLDRLDNLYGSMPTWLRLTKCAAPVPGFNGRVFVERSRHGGRSAL; translated from the coding sequence ATGGATTGCATCGGCGTGCGGGAGCTGCGGTTGTGGGCCCATGTCGGGGTCCTGGACCACGAACGCCGGGATGGCCAGTGGTTCAGTGTCGATTTCAGTGTTCAGCTCGATCTGAAGGCTTCTGCCGTGGCTGACGACCTGAGCGGGAGCCTGGACTACAGCGTGGCCATTCAGGCCCTGCAGGATCTGTCCCAGCATGTTCGTTGCCTCACCATCGAGCACTTCAGCGAGCAGATGCTGGATCGGCTCGACAACCTGTACGGGTCCATGCCGACGTGGTTGCGATTGACCAAGTGTGCTGCGCCGGTTCCAGGGTTCAACGGTCGGGTGTTCGTGGAACGCTCGCGCCATGGCGGCAGATCAGCCCTGTGA
- a CDS encoding DUF1824 family protein: MTDSPVQHLADLARLRGAPELLPQIRNKLRGELDQAMAKASWFTIGIMAPSREQALTALRSLEQSQQWEPLELVDSPEEQGPVFLKANQKGGTIRIRIEHGLGEGILISGHGDDDTTPSTTWGPLPLDFFS; the protein is encoded by the coding sequence ATGACGGATTCCCCTGTGCAGCACCTGGCCGATCTCGCCCGCTTGCGGGGAGCGCCGGAGTTGCTTCCCCAGATCAGAAACAAGCTGCGAGGAGAACTCGATCAGGCGATGGCCAAGGCCAGCTGGTTCACCATCGGCATCATGGCCCCGTCCAGAGAGCAGGCCCTCACGGCGCTGCGCAGCCTCGAGCAAAGCCAACAGTGGGAGCCGCTTGAGCTCGTCGACAGCCCCGAGGAGCAGGGCCCTGTTTTCCTGAAAGCCAACCAGAAGGGGGGCACGATCCGCATTCGGATCGAGCACGGCCTTGGCGAAGGAATTCTGATCAGTGGCCACGGTGACGACGACACCACGCCAAGCACCACCTGGGGACCACTTCCACTGGACTTCTTCTCGTGA
- a CDS encoding glutamate-5-semialdehyde dehydrogenase: MSSVPEPSAALLQRAAAVRRAAVDLGQTDDHQRALALQAMADALTERAATILAANCEDLERSAAEGLAPALMARLKLDDTKLAAAIDGVRKVASLSDPLGCRQLHRELDQGLVLERVSVPLGVVGVIFEARPDAVMQIASLAIRSGNGALLKGGSEARCTNEAVMDALQAGLAASPVSADALALLTTRQESLALLRLDGLVDLIIPRGSNELVRFIQDNTRIPVLGHADGVCHLYVDAAADVDKAVRVAVDSKSQYPAACNAIETLLVHRSIAQPFLAAALPAFAAAGVQLRGDAESVALGVAEPATEEDWSTEYLDLILAVKLVDDLEAATDHIRSYGSRHTDVILTEDAQTADRFLAAVDSAGVYHNCSSRFADGFRYGFGAEVGISTQTLPPRGPVGLEGLVTYRYRLRGEGHIAADYANGGRVFTHIDRPL, translated from the coding sequence ATGTCCAGCGTTCCAGAGCCTTCCGCTGCGCTGTTGCAGCGTGCCGCGGCTGTCCGCCGTGCTGCAGTTGATCTGGGGCAGACCGATGACCACCAACGCGCCCTGGCGCTCCAGGCGATGGCGGATGCGTTGACCGAGCGGGCAGCAACCATCCTCGCGGCCAACTGTGAAGACCTTGAACGCTCTGCGGCCGAGGGGCTGGCGCCGGCGTTGATGGCCCGGCTGAAGTTGGACGACACCAAACTGGCGGCGGCCATTGATGGCGTTCGTAAGGTCGCCAGCCTCAGCGATCCGCTGGGTTGTCGTCAGTTGCACCGGGAGCTGGACCAGGGCTTGGTGCTGGAACGGGTTTCCGTGCCGCTCGGGGTGGTGGGTGTGATCTTCGAAGCCAGGCCGGATGCGGTGATGCAGATCGCCTCCCTGGCGATCCGTTCGGGTAATGGTGCCCTGTTGAAAGGGGGCAGTGAGGCCCGCTGCACCAATGAGGCCGTGATGGATGCCCTTCAGGCAGGCCTGGCGGCCAGTCCGGTTTCTGCCGATGCTTTGGCGTTGCTCACCACCCGTCAGGAAAGCCTGGCCTTGTTACGTCTGGATGGCCTCGTGGATCTGATCATCCCCAGGGGAAGCAACGAGCTGGTGCGCTTCATCCAGGACAACACCCGCATTCCGGTGCTGGGCCATGCCGATGGGGTGTGCCATCTCTACGTGGATGCGGCGGCCGATGTGGATAAAGCCGTTCGGGTGGCGGTGGACAGCAAGAGCCAGTACCCCGCTGCCTGCAACGCCATCGAGACCCTGTTGGTGCACCGCTCCATTGCCCAGCCTTTTCTGGCAGCTGCGCTGCCGGCCTTCGCAGCTGCAGGAGTGCAGCTGCGGGGCGATGCCGAGAGCGTGGCCCTGGGCGTGGCGGAACCGGCCACGGAGGAGGACTGGAGCACGGAGTATCTGGATCTGATCCTGGCGGTGAAGTTGGTGGACGATCTGGAGGCAGCCACCGATCACATCCGCTCCTACGGGTCGCGTCACACCGACGTGATCCTGACGGAGGATGCCCAGACGGCTGATCGTTTTCTTGCGGCGGTGGATAGCGCCGGGGTGTATCACAACTGCTCCAGCCGCTTCGCCGACGGGTTCCGTTATGGATTCGGTGCTGAGGTGGGCATCAGCACCCAGACCCTGCCTCCCCGGGGCCCCGTCGGCCTTGAAGGGTTGGTGACCTACCGCTATCGCTTGCGCGGCGAGGGCCACATCGCTGCCGACTACGCCAATGGCGGCCGCGTCTTTACCCACATCGATCGGCCGCTCTGA
- a CDS encoding glucokinase — protein sequence MATTTLLAGDMGGTKTLLALYGNEKGQLRLLHQERFRSGEWSSLEPMLETFLNNRPADLPAPAHACIAVAGPVRHREARITNLPWRLQEADLARAAGTEQLELVNDFGVLIYGLPHFDGHQQVILQKGRQDKGPLAILGAGTGLGMARGLQSEQGLVALASEGGHREFAPRNEEEWELASWLKQDLGISRLSIERIVSGTGLGHVAHWLLQKPDAAMHPLRSVAEAWRRNSSNDLPAQVTVAAEGGDPLMQRALQLWLEAYGSAAGDLALQELCTGGLWVGGGTASKQLKGLQSASFLNAMRDKGRFRELIEGLQVTAVIDPEAGLFSAACRARMLAESGGTLA from the coding sequence ATGGCCACCACCACACTCCTGGCGGGGGACATGGGAGGCACCAAGACTCTGCTTGCTCTCTACGGGAATGAGAAAGGCCAGCTGCGCCTGCTGCATCAGGAACGCTTCCGCTCCGGAGAATGGTCATCCCTTGAGCCGATGCTCGAGACCTTCCTCAACAACCGCCCCGCTGATCTCCCGGCTCCAGCGCATGCCTGCATCGCCGTTGCTGGTCCGGTGCGACACAGGGAGGCCAGGATCACCAACCTGCCCTGGCGGTTGCAGGAGGCCGATCTGGCGCGGGCTGCAGGCACGGAACAGCTCGAGCTGGTGAACGATTTCGGTGTACTGATTTACGGGCTGCCCCATTTCGACGGCCATCAACAGGTGATCCTTCAGAAGGGCCGCCAAGACAAGGGTCCCCTGGCCATTCTTGGTGCCGGCACCGGCTTGGGCATGGCAAGGGGGCTGCAGAGCGAACAGGGACTTGTAGCCCTGGCGAGCGAAGGAGGTCACCGCGAATTTGCTCCGCGCAATGAAGAGGAATGGGAGCTGGCCTCCTGGCTCAAACAGGATCTGGGGATCAGCAGATTGTCGATTGAACGCATCGTGAGTGGCACCGGACTGGGGCACGTGGCCCACTGGCTGCTGCAGAAACCGGATGCCGCCATGCACCCCCTGCGCAGCGTGGCGGAGGCCTGGCGACGCAACAGTTCCAACGATCTTCCCGCTCAGGTAACCGTCGCCGCTGAAGGGGGGGATCCCTTGATGCAGCGCGCCTTACAGCTCTGGCTGGAGGCCTATGGCTCAGCGGCAGGCGATCTTGCCCTTCAAGAACTGTGCACAGGAGGCCTCTGGGTCGGTGGCGGCACCGCCTCCAAACAACTGAAAGGACTTCAATCCGCCAGCTTTCTCAACGCGATGCGCGACAAAGGACGGTTCCGCGAGCTGATCGAGGGGTTGCAGGTCACGGCGGTGATCGATCCCGAGGCCGGACTGTTCAGTGCCGCCTGCCGTGCACGGATGCTGGCGGAGTCAGGTGGGACACTGGCCTGA
- the thrS gene encoding threonine--tRNA ligase yields the protein MAGPEPEPVSSAAATTPAPSAPVVLPKTSESDQLLKIRHSMSHVMAMAVQQLFPKARVTIGPWTETGFYYDFDNPDPFTEADMKAIKKGMIKIINKKLPLERVEVTRAEAESKIKAQNEPYKLEILEGLQEPITLYTLGEQWWDLCAGPHVEHTGQLNAKAFELESVAGAYWRGDETKAQLQRIYGTAWETPEQLAEHKRRKEEALRRDHRRIGKDLDLFSIEDEAGAGLVFWHPRGARMRLLIEEFWRQAHFEGGYELLYTPHVADISLWKTSGHLDFYAESMFGPMEVDEREYQLKPMNCPFHVLTYASKLRSYRELPIRWAELGTVYRYERPGVMHGLMRVRGFTQDDAHVFCLPEQISDEILKILDLTERILSAFDFSSYEINLSTRPEKSIGDDAVWDLATKGLIEALERKGWAYKIDEGGGAFYGPKIDLKIEDAIGRMWQCSTIQLDFNLPERFELDYIAADGSKQRPIMIHRAIFGSLERFFGIMTENYAGDYPFWLAPEQVRLLPVTDEVQPYAEHVLDQLTKAGVRATIDRSGDRLGKLIRTGEQMKIPVLAVIGAKEAEQNAVSLRSRRDGDIGVTAVAELLNAAKSANSQRAAGLELNQ from the coding sequence GCCATGTGATGGCCATGGCAGTGCAGCAGTTGTTTCCCAAGGCACGCGTCACCATCGGCCCCTGGACCGAAACAGGTTTTTATTACGACTTCGACAATCCCGATCCCTTCACCGAGGCCGACATGAAGGCGATCAAGAAAGGGATGATCAAGATCATCAACAAGAAGCTTCCGCTCGAGCGTGTCGAAGTGACGCGCGCCGAAGCAGAAAGCAAGATCAAGGCCCAGAACGAGCCCTACAAGCTCGAAATTCTTGAAGGACTGCAGGAGCCGATCACCCTCTACACCCTCGGTGAACAGTGGTGGGATCTCTGTGCTGGCCCGCACGTGGAGCACACGGGTCAGCTCAACGCCAAGGCCTTTGAGCTGGAGAGCGTCGCGGGAGCCTACTGGCGCGGCGATGAAACCAAGGCGCAACTGCAACGCATCTACGGCACGGCCTGGGAAACCCCGGAACAGCTGGCGGAGCACAAGCGACGTAAGGAAGAGGCCCTTCGCCGCGACCATCGCCGCATCGGCAAGGACCTTGACCTCTTCTCCATCGAGGATGAGGCTGGGGCCGGCCTGGTGTTCTGGCACCCCCGCGGTGCCCGCATGCGCCTGTTGATCGAGGAGTTCTGGCGCCAGGCCCACTTCGAGGGCGGATACGAGCTCCTATACACCCCCCACGTGGCGGACATCAGCCTCTGGAAGACCTCAGGCCACCTCGACTTCTACGCCGAGAGCATGTTCGGCCCGATGGAGGTGGACGAGCGGGAGTACCAGCTCAAGCCGATGAACTGCCCGTTCCACGTGCTCACCTACGCCAGCAAACTGCGCAGCTACCGGGAACTGCCGATCCGCTGGGCGGAGCTTGGAACGGTGTATCGCTACGAGCGCCCCGGAGTGATGCACGGTCTGATGCGGGTGCGGGGCTTCACCCAGGACGATGCCCATGTGTTCTGCCTGCCCGAACAGATCAGCGACGAGATCCTGAAGATCCTCGATCTCACCGAACGGATCCTCTCCGCCTTCGATTTCAGCAGCTACGAGATCAACCTCTCCACCCGCCCCGAAAAGTCCATCGGCGATGACGCTGTGTGGGACCTGGCCACCAAGGGACTGATTGAAGCCCTGGAGCGCAAGGGTTGGGCCTACAAAATCGATGAGGGCGGCGGTGCCTTCTACGGCCCGAAAATCGACCTCAAGATCGAAGACGCCATCGGCCGGATGTGGCAGTGCTCCACCATCCAGTTGGATTTCAACCTGCCGGAACGCTTCGAGCTCGACTACATCGCCGCCGACGGCAGCAAGCAGCGGCCGATCATGATTCACCGCGCCATCTTCGGTTCGCTGGAGCGGTTCTTCGGGATCATGACCGAGAACTACGCCGGCGATTACCCCTTCTGGCTGGCCCCCGAGCAGGTGCGTCTGCTTCCGGTCACCGACGAGGTGCAGCCCTACGCCGAACACGTGTTGGACCAACTCACCAAAGCTGGCGTTCGCGCCACGATCGACCGCAGCGGTGACCGGCTCGGCAAGTTGATCCGTACCGGCGAACAGATGAAAATCCCTGTGCTGGCGGTCATCGGTGCCAAGGAAGCCGAGCAGAACGCCGTGAGCCTTCGCAGCCGACGGGACGGTGACATTGGGGTCACAGCGGTGGCTGAACTGCTCAATGCAGCCAAGAGCGCGAACAGCCAGCGCGCCGCAGGCCTGGAGCTGAACCAATGA
- the thrB gene encoding homoserine kinase, translated as MALPRIGQKVVVDVPATTANLGPGFDCLGAALDLNNRFAMRRIEGGGERFELIIEGTEGSHLRGGPENLVYRAAQRVWKAAGLEPVALEARVRLAVPPARGLGSSATAIVAGLMGANALVGEPLSKEKLLELAIDIEGHPDNVVPSLLGGLCMTAKAASQRWRVVRCEWMQGVKAVVAIPSIRLSTSEARRAMPKAIPVGDAVVNLGALTLLLQGLRTGNGDLISDGMHDRLHEPYRWRLIKGGDQVKQAAMEAGAWGCAISGAGPSVLALCCEDKGPAVSRAMVKAWEAAGVASRAPVLNLQTSGSHWQPAEDE; from the coding sequence ATGGCGCTGCCGCGCATCGGTCAGAAAGTCGTCGTGGACGTCCCGGCAACCACGGCCAATCTCGGACCTGGTTTTGACTGCCTCGGTGCAGCTCTCGACCTGAACAACCGATTCGCGATGCGGCGGATCGAAGGGGGCGGCGAGCGTTTTGAGCTGATCATTGAGGGAACGGAGGGCAGCCATCTCCGCGGGGGACCGGAAAATCTCGTGTACCGCGCGGCCCAGCGGGTGTGGAAAGCGGCTGGGCTGGAACCCGTCGCCCTGGAGGCCCGTGTGCGACTTGCTGTGCCGCCAGCTCGGGGGTTGGGCAGCAGTGCAACGGCCATCGTGGCGGGATTGATGGGAGCCAATGCCCTCGTTGGTGAGCCCCTCTCCAAAGAGAAGCTGCTGGAACTGGCCATTGACATCGAAGGACACCCCGACAACGTGGTGCCCTCTCTTCTGGGAGGCCTCTGCATGACGGCCAAGGCCGCGTCCCAGCGCTGGCGGGTTGTGCGCTGCGAATGGATGCAGGGCGTGAAAGCCGTTGTTGCGATTCCATCGATTCGCCTGAGCACAAGCGAGGCCCGCCGGGCCATGCCCAAAGCCATCCCCGTCGGCGATGCTGTGGTCAACTTGGGTGCCCTGACGCTCTTGCTGCAGGGATTGCGCACCGGCAACGGTGACCTGATCTCCGATGGCATGCACGATCGACTTCACGAGCCGTATCGCTGGCGACTGATCAAAGGAGGTGACCAGGTGAAACAGGCCGCCATGGAGGCAGGTGCTTGGGGCTGCGCCATCAGTGGCGCAGGGCCGAGCGTGCTTGCACTCTGCTGCGAAGACAAAGGCCCAGCGGTCAGCCGAGCGATGGTGAAAGCCTGGGAAGCCGCAGGGGTCGCCAGTCGCGCACCCGTGCTGAATCTGCAGACCTCAGGCAGCCACTGGCAACCAGCCGAAGATGAGTAG
- a CDS encoding M3 family metallopeptidase, whose product MTAVSPLLRGEGLPEFRAISPELVSADIPVLLAQLDQDFSALEQTLDSALAGPSKLSWDGVMQPLQAIGERLRWSWGVVSHLNGVCNSAELRDAHAAQQPEVVRLSNRLGQSQILHRALMALQSDPAEPLNPTQQRILSSELLSMQQRGVGLSGDEKAAFNSTSERLAALSTQFGNHVLDATQQWTLKLTQASEVDGLPQRSLEALAAAARDAGDAEASAETGPWLLGLDMPRYLPFLTHANNRSLREQAYRAHVGRASEGELDNRSLIEEILTLRREQASRLGYAHWADFSLSAKMADDVPAVEALLEELRAAAFPAAKQELQDLQAIAREHKAPEADDLAPWDIAYWSEKLRQSRFDLDQEALRPWFPLPQVLEGLFSLCSRLFDVEIVAADGEAPTWHADVRFFRVKRPDGTPIAGFYLDPYSRPASKRGGAWMDECLGLRKKPDGSVVLPVAYLVCNQTPPVGNTPSLMSFEEVETLFHEFGHGLQHMLTTVDEPEAAGISNVEWDAVELPSQFMENWCLDHATLMGMARHWQTGEPLPEAEFNKLRSSRTFNAGLATLRQVHFALSDLRLHSQWTPELGVTPDELRREIADTTTVMAPIPEDQFLCAFGHIFAGGYSAGYYSYKWAEVLSADAFSAFEEVGLDQEDQVRETGARFRDTVLSLGGSRSPAEVFEAFRGRPASTEALIRHSGLVAAA is encoded by the coding sequence ATGACTGCTGTTTCCCCCCTCCTGCGCGGCGAAGGGCTTCCTGAGTTCCGTGCCATTTCCCCTGAGCTCGTCAGCGCAGACATTCCTGTTCTGCTTGCACAGCTGGATCAGGACTTCAGTGCGCTCGAGCAGACTCTGGATTCAGCCCTCGCCGGACCCTCAAAACTGTCCTGGGATGGGGTGATGCAACCGCTGCAGGCCATCGGCGAACGGCTGCGGTGGAGCTGGGGTGTGGTGTCACACCTCAATGGCGTCTGCAATTCCGCTGAACTGCGGGATGCCCATGCCGCCCAGCAACCCGAGGTGGTGCGCCTCAGCAACCGACTTGGCCAAAGCCAGATTCTTCATCGGGCCCTGATGGCCCTTCAAAGCGATCCTGCAGAACCGCTTAACCCAACCCAACAGCGAATTCTGAGCTCAGAACTGCTGTCGATGCAGCAGCGCGGTGTTGGCCTCAGTGGCGATGAGAAAGCAGCCTTCAACAGCACCAGTGAACGTCTCGCCGCACTGTCCACCCAGTTCGGCAACCACGTGCTCGATGCCACGCAGCAGTGGACCCTGAAGCTCACGCAAGCCAGCGAGGTGGACGGTCTGCCGCAACGGTCCCTGGAGGCACTGGCCGCAGCGGCGCGCGACGCCGGGGACGCTGAAGCGTCCGCGGAAACAGGCCCCTGGCTGCTGGGGCTGGACATGCCTCGCTACCTGCCCTTCCTCACCCACGCCAACAACCGCTCCCTGCGGGAGCAGGCCTATCGCGCCCATGTGGGGCGGGCCAGTGAAGGAGAGCTCGACAACCGGTCACTGATTGAAGAAATCCTGACCCTGAGGCGCGAACAAGCCTCCCGACTGGGCTATGCCCACTGGGCAGACTTCAGCCTCAGCGCCAAGATGGCCGACGACGTTCCGGCCGTGGAAGCGCTCCTCGAAGAACTTCGCGCTGCAGCCTTCCCAGCGGCCAAGCAGGAACTGCAGGATCTTCAGGCGATCGCCCGGGAACACAAGGCCCCGGAAGCGGATGACCTGGCCCCCTGGGACATCGCCTACTGGTCGGAAAAATTACGCCAATCCCGCTTCGACCTGGACCAGGAAGCCCTGCGCCCCTGGTTCCCACTGCCGCAGGTGCTCGAAGGCCTGTTCAGCCTCTGCTCACGGCTGTTTGACGTGGAAATCGTCGCCGCCGACGGCGAGGCACCGACCTGGCACGCCGATGTGCGTTTCTTCCGGGTGAAGCGCCCCGATGGCACACCGATCGCCGGTTTCTACCTCGACCCTTACAGCCGGCCTGCCAGCAAACGCGGTGGAGCCTGGATGGATGAATGCCTGGGCCTCAGAAAGAAACCAGATGGATCTGTTGTTCTCCCGGTGGCCTACCTGGTCTGCAACCAGACCCCACCCGTTGGCAACACGCCCAGCCTGATGAGCTTCGAGGAAGTGGAAACCCTGTTCCATGAATTCGGCCATGGGCTGCAGCACATGCTCACCACCGTTGATGAGCCGGAAGCGGCTGGCATCAGCAACGTGGAATGGGATGCCGTGGAACTCCCCAGCCAGTTCATGGAAAACTGGTGCCTTGATCACGCCACCTTGATGGGCATGGCGCGGCACTGGCAGACCGGTGAACCCCTGCCCGAGGCGGAATTCAACAAGCTGCGCAGCAGCCGCACCTTCAACGCGGGGCTGGCCACCCTGCGGCAGGTTCACTTCGCCCTCAGTGACCTTCGCCTCCACAGCCAGTGGACCCCGGAACTTGGCGTTACCCCAGACGAACTGAGGCGTGAGATTGCCGACACCACCACGGTGATGGCCCCCATCCCTGAGGATCAGTTCCTCTGCGCCTTCGGCCACATCTTCGCGGGGGGCTACTCAGCCGGGTACTACTCCTACAAGTGGGCTGAGGTGCTGAGTGCAGATGCCTTCTCCGCCTTTGAGGAGGTGGGTCTGGATCAGGAGGATCAGGTTCGCGAAACCGGAGCCCGCTTCCGCGACACCGTGCTCAGCCTCGGTGGCAGCCGCTCCCCAGCAGAAGTGTTTGAAGCCTTCCGCGGTCGCCCGGCCAGCACCGAGGCACTGATCCGCCATTCCGGCCTGGTGGCCGCGGCCTGA
- a CDS encoding NAD(P)H-quinone oxidoreductase subunit 4, which yields MDAGLAELAVSSSPFPWLSLIVLLPAAAALVLPLVPAREDQPSPLPKTITLIVLLVDLLLMMGVFATRFDPSVEGLQLVERVSWLPALGLEWSLGVDGLSAPLVVLSGLVTFLSVAASWSVQRKPRLYFALMLVQASAQGLVFLSQDFLLFFLAWELELVPVYLLIAIWGGQNRQYAATKFILYTALASLLILISGLALALSGDSFTFNLTELANRSPGGSFGLLCYLGFLIGFGVKLPMFPLHTWLPDAHGEANAPVSMLLAGVLLKMGGYALLRFNVQMLPDAHFILAPALVILGIVNIVYGALNAFAQDNVKRRIACSSVSHMGFVLVGIGAVDALGISGAMLQMVSHGLIAAAMFFVTGVFYERTKTLSIPNMGGLAKALPITFAFFLASSLASLALPGMSGFISEITVFLGITSQEAFTSVFRSITVLLAAIGLVLTPIYLLSMCRRVFFGPRIPALASVADMRPRELVIGLSLLVPTLVIGIWPRVAMDLYEASTNALALQFIAS from the coding sequence ATGGACGCTGGGTTAGCAGAGCTTGCTGTCTCGAGCAGTCCCTTCCCATGGTTGTCTTTGATTGTGCTGCTGCCTGCGGCAGCGGCCCTCGTCTTGCCGTTGGTGCCTGCCCGTGAGGACCAACCTTCCCCTTTGCCCAAAACCATCACGCTGATCGTCCTGCTGGTCGATCTGCTGTTGATGATGGGGGTGTTCGCCACCCGGTTCGACCCCAGCGTCGAAGGCCTGCAGCTGGTGGAGCGAGTGAGCTGGCTTCCGGCTCTCGGGCTCGAGTGGTCGCTAGGTGTCGATGGTCTCTCGGCGCCTCTCGTCGTGCTCAGCGGCTTGGTGACCTTCCTGTCGGTGGCTGCCAGCTGGTCGGTTCAACGCAAACCAAGGCTCTACTTCGCTCTGATGCTGGTGCAGGCCTCGGCCCAGGGCTTGGTGTTTCTGTCCCAGGATTTCCTTCTCTTCTTCCTGGCCTGGGAGCTGGAACTGGTCCCTGTTTACCTGCTGATCGCCATCTGGGGAGGACAAAACCGCCAATATGCGGCAACCAAATTCATCCTCTACACGGCGCTGGCCTCTCTGCTGATCCTGATCAGTGGGCTGGCGCTGGCGCTCTCCGGAGACAGCTTCACCTTCAACCTCACGGAACTGGCCAATCGCTCCCCCGGCGGCAGCTTCGGTCTGTTGTGCTACCTCGGCTTCCTCATCGGCTTCGGCGTGAAACTGCCGATGTTCCCTCTTCACACATGGCTCCCCGATGCCCACGGTGAAGCCAATGCTCCGGTGTCCATGCTTTTGGCCGGAGTGCTCCTGAAAATGGGCGGCTACGCCCTGCTCCGCTTCAACGTGCAGATGCTGCCGGATGCGCACTTCATCCTGGCGCCTGCGCTGGTGATCCTCGGGATCGTGAACATCGTCTATGGCGCCCTTAACGCCTTCGCCCAGGACAATGTCAAACGCCGGATCGCCTGCAGTTCCGTCAGTCATATGGGCTTTGTGCTTGTGGGAATCGGTGCCGTCGATGCCCTCGGGATCAGCGGAGCCATGCTCCAGATGGTGAGCCATGGCCTAATCGCCGCCGCGATGTTCTTCGTTACGGGCGTGTTCTACGAGCGAACCAAGACCCTTTCAATCCCCAACATGGGCGGACTGGCGAAGGCCCTGCCGATCACCTTTGCCTTCTTCCTGGCCAGCTCCCTGGCGTCACTGGCGCTGCCGGGCATGAGTGGCTTCATCAGTGAAATCACCGTCTTCCTTGGCATCACCAGTCAGGAGGCCTTCACATCGGTGTTCCGCTCGATCACGGTGCTGCTGGCCGCCATCGGTCTGGTGCTCACACCGATCTATCTGCTCTCCATGTGCCGCCGGGTGTTCTTCGGCCCCAGGATTCCTGCCCTCGCCAGCGTTGCTGACATGCGTCCCAGGGAACTGGTGATAGGCCTCAGCCTGCTGGTGCCCACCCTTGTGATCGGCATCTGGCCCCGCGTTGCCATGGATCTCTACGAAGCCTCCACCAACGCCCTCGCCCTTCAATTCATCGCAAGCTGA
- a CDS encoding triacylglycerol lipase, producing the protein MSIPLVLVHGLWDTPRLFHRLIQGLDQPDRPLLAPHLAHGLGWVPLRQLASRLDQHIQQRFGAETRVDLLGFSMGGVIGRIWLQELGGVQRTRRFFSVGSPQQGTLAAQMIPRPLLAGVADMKVGSRLLRELNRQPDALAGIECSSFFCRWDLMVCPGWRAVLPVGRCEDIPVWTHQQLISHPDAIRRLCRSLRA; encoded by the coding sequence GTGAGCATCCCTTTGGTGTTGGTGCATGGTCTCTGGGACACGCCCCGTCTCTTTCACCGATTGATTCAGGGGCTGGACCAGCCTGATCGCCCGTTGCTGGCGCCGCACCTGGCCCATGGTCTGGGTTGGGTTCCCCTGCGGCAGCTGGCCTCGCGTCTGGATCAGCACATTCAGCAGCGCTTCGGTGCAGAGACCAGGGTCGATCTTCTGGGTTTTTCGATGGGGGGCGTGATCGGCAGGATCTGGCTGCAGGAGCTGGGGGGGGTGCAGCGCACCCGGCGCTTCTTCAGCGTGGGCAGCCCGCAGCAGGGCACCCTTGCCGCTCAGATGATTCCTCGCCCGCTGCTGGCCGGTGTGGCAGATATGAAAGTGGGAAGTCGCCTGCTGCGGGAGCTGAATCGCCAACCCGATGCCTTGGCTGGGATCGAGTGCTCAAGTTTCTTTTGCCGCTGGGATCTGATGGTCTGCCCCGGCTGGAGAGCCGTTCTGCCGGTGGGTCGGTGTGAGGACATCCCCGTCTGGACCCATCAGCAGCTGATCAGCCACCCCGATGCGATCCGACGGCTCTGCAGAAGCTTGCGCGCCTGA